Proteins from a genomic interval of Arthrobacter sp. CAN_C5:
- a CDS encoding molybdopterin oxidoreductase family protein encodes MEQTDPGQHTHCPYCALQCAMTVSAPTADSGVRVGGRDFPTNRGGLCRKGWSAADLLRHPDRLTAPLLRGTDGVLREAPWDDVLQLINDRVRAIQADHGRDAVAVFGGGGLTNEKAYTLGKFARLALRTSRIDYNGRFCMSSAAAAGNRAFGVDRGLPFPVEDLDAASVVLLLGSNAADTMPPFVQHLRGAQGAGGLIVVDPRRSATARLTDQGKGIHLQPTPGTDLALLLGLAHVVVAEGLEDRAFLEERTIGHDDVARGLARWWPERVQSLTGVPAASIRATARLLARGARSGASGGSGAYILTGRGIEQHADGTDTTTAAINLALLLGLPGTSHSGYGTLTGQGNGQGGREHGQKADQLPGYRKITEPAGRAHVASVWGVPEDAIPGPGLPAVELLAALGRPDGVRCLFVHGANIAVSAPNAATVIAGLRSLDLLVVSDFFLSETAALADVVLPVLQWAEEEGTITNLEGRALRRRAAVAPPEGARSELWIMQELARLLEAPSLFSEDPETMFNELARASAGGLADYSGLDYDLLDGGTAAYWPYPSGGTGTPRLFLNAFAHPGGRAALIRVAPLAATTGSRVPAPLLLATGRLLEHYQSGTQTRRVLELLSAQPEPRLQLHPATADDLGIAQDDRVVITSENGEAHALADLTADIRQDTVFLAFHYAEAGSANRLTGSATDPISGMPEFKTTPVRVAALATHPSQSLADKLEVNA; translated from the coding sequence ATGGAACAAACCGACCCCGGACAGCACACACACTGCCCCTACTGCGCGCTGCAGTGCGCGATGACTGTCAGCGCCCCCACCGCCGACAGCGGGGTGAGGGTCGGTGGCCGGGATTTCCCCACCAACAGGGGCGGCCTGTGCCGGAAGGGCTGGTCTGCAGCCGATCTGCTCCGCCACCCGGACCGCCTGACCGCGCCGCTGCTCCGTGGTACCGACGGCGTGCTCCGGGAGGCCCCCTGGGATGACGTCCTGCAGCTCATCAACGACCGCGTCCGCGCCATCCAGGCCGATCATGGACGGGACGCCGTGGCGGTGTTCGGCGGCGGAGGCCTCACCAACGAGAAGGCCTACACACTTGGCAAGTTCGCCCGTCTCGCCCTGCGCACCTCCCGCATCGACTACAACGGCCGGTTCTGCATGTCGTCTGCGGCGGCGGCCGGGAACCGGGCGTTCGGCGTCGACCGCGGCCTCCCCTTCCCCGTCGAGGACCTCGACGCAGCCTCGGTAGTGCTCCTCCTCGGGTCGAACGCCGCTGACACGATGCCGCCTTTTGTGCAGCATCTTCGCGGCGCCCAAGGCGCGGGCGGGCTCATCGTTGTCGACCCCCGACGGTCCGCGACGGCCCGCCTCACCGATCAGGGTAAGGGCATCCACTTGCAGCCCACCCCCGGCACTGACCTCGCGCTCCTCCTCGGGCTCGCCCACGTGGTGGTCGCCGAGGGCCTGGAGGATCGCGCGTTCCTTGAAGAGCGGACCATTGGGCACGACGACGTCGCTCGGGGCCTCGCGCGCTGGTGGCCCGAGCGCGTCCAGAGCCTTACGGGCGTTCCTGCTGCGTCCATTCGGGCGACTGCACGGCTGCTCGCGCGAGGCGCACGTAGCGGAGCCAGCGGTGGTTCAGGTGCCTACATCCTCACCGGCAGGGGCATTGAGCAGCACGCTGATGGCACGGACACCACGACTGCGGCCATCAACCTCGCCCTCCTCCTCGGGCTACCCGGCACCTCCCACAGCGGCTACGGGACACTGACCGGGCAGGGGAACGGCCAGGGCGGTCGCGAGCACGGCCAGAAGGCCGACCAGCTGCCGGGCTACCGGAAGATTACCGAACCAGCCGGCCGGGCTCACGTGGCCAGCGTGTGGGGAGTGCCCGAGGACGCGATCCCCGGCCCGGGGCTTCCCGCCGTCGAACTCCTCGCGGCGCTGGGCCGTCCAGACGGCGTCAGGTGCCTCTTCGTGCACGGGGCCAACATCGCCGTCTCAGCGCCGAACGCGGCGACGGTCATCGCCGGACTGCGCTCACTGGACCTGCTCGTCGTTTCCGACTTCTTCCTGTCCGAGACCGCTGCGCTGGCAGACGTCGTTCTCCCGGTCCTGCAGTGGGCCGAGGAGGAGGGCACCATCACCAACCTTGAGGGCCGCGCCCTCCGCCGCCGGGCCGCCGTGGCACCTCCTGAAGGCGCCCGCAGCGAGCTCTGGATCATGCAGGAACTCGCCCGGCTCCTGGAAGCTCCATCGCTGTTCAGCGAGGACCCCGAGACGATGTTCAACGAGCTCGCCCGGGCCAGCGCCGGCGGCCTCGCCGACTACTCAGGGCTTGACTACGATCTGCTTGACGGCGGAACAGCCGCTTACTGGCCCTACCCATCGGGCGGCACCGGCACGCCCCGGCTCTTCCTCAACGCATTCGCACATCCGGGCGGGCGAGCCGCTCTGATACGGGTTGCCCCGCTGGCCGCGACAACCGGCTCCCGTGTTCCCGCCCCGCTGCTCCTCGCGACCGGCCGCCTCCTCGAGCACTACCAGTCCGGCACCCAGACGCGGCGAGTACTCGAATTGCTGTCGGCTCAACCCGAGCCGCGGCTGCAACTTCATCCCGCCACGGCTGATGACCTCGGCATTGCCCAGGATGATCGTGTGGTCATCACGAGTGAGAACGGCGAAGCCCACGCCCTGGCGGATCTCACGGCCGACATCCGGCAGGACACGGTCTTCCTGGCATTCCACTACGCGGAGGCAGGCAGCGCGAACCGGCTCACGGGCAGCGCGACCGACCCCATCTCCGGAATGCCTGAATTCAAGACAACCCCGGTACGGGTGGCGGCTCTGGCTACCCACCCGTCCCAGTCATTGGCAGACAAGCTGGAGGTCAACGCATGA
- a CDS encoding MFS transporter yields the protein MSIDEAAPAALSAPAATTAPPLIHRPGRWIDNWDAEDTTQWNGVGKSIAKRNLQWSILCEFLGFVVWQLWSIVVVYLPAAGFTLSTSQIFWLISMPSLVGATLRIPYTFMVPRFGGRNWTVISALLLLIPTIGLAVCVSNPDTPFGVLLAVAALAGFGGGNFASSMANITYFYPAREKGWALGLNAAGGNLGAAVAQLVVPIAVALGAAATLNLPLAGWLWVPLILVAAFCAWKYMDNLSNARSDVAGSLAALREPHFWIMSLLYIGTFGSFIGFAGVFPKLIVDSFPAFSTLAMGPVTLSLAFLGPLVGSLARPFGGRLADRFGGALITVAAFAVMAAVALTVVWTLPLANFWLFLGLFLVLFAAAGTGNGATYRMIPIIFAVRGAAAGQTDLRESVSTARKSAAALGLISAIGAYGGFLIPQVLNASKSASGSYDFAFYGFVGGYVLMLVVTWFCYLRRSSTLGKV from the coding sequence GTGAGCATTGACGAAGCAGCACCGGCGGCCCTGAGCGCTCCAGCCGCCACGACCGCACCGCCCTTGATCCATCGGCCCGGCCGGTGGATCGACAACTGGGACGCCGAGGACACCACCCAGTGGAATGGCGTGGGCAAGTCCATCGCCAAGCGCAACCTGCAGTGGTCCATCCTGTGCGAATTCCTTGGGTTCGTGGTGTGGCAACTGTGGTCGATCGTTGTCGTATACCTGCCAGCGGCCGGCTTCACCCTCTCAACGTCGCAGATCTTCTGGCTAATCTCGATGCCGTCCCTCGTCGGGGCGACGCTCCGGATCCCCTATACCTTTATGGTTCCGCGGTTTGGTGGCAGGAACTGGACGGTCATCTCCGCACTGCTTCTCCTGATTCCCACCATCGGGCTGGCTGTCTGCGTTTCGAACCCGGACACGCCCTTCGGTGTCCTGCTCGCTGTCGCAGCACTGGCAGGTTTTGGTGGCGGTAACTTCGCCAGCTCGATGGCGAACATCACCTACTTCTACCCGGCCCGTGAAAAAGGCTGGGCGCTCGGCCTGAACGCCGCCGGAGGCAACCTGGGCGCCGCCGTCGCACAACTCGTCGTGCCAATCGCCGTCGCACTTGGCGCTGCCGCTACCCTGAATCTGCCGCTGGCCGGCTGGCTCTGGGTACCTCTGATTCTCGTCGCCGCCTTCTGCGCGTGGAAGTACATGGACAACCTGTCCAACGCGAGGAGCGACGTTGCGGGGTCCCTCGCGGCCCTTCGCGAACCGCACTTCTGGATCATGTCCCTGCTCTACATCGGCACCTTCGGCTCCTTCATCGGGTTCGCTGGGGTGTTCCCGAAACTGATCGTCGACTCGTTCCCCGCCTTCTCCACCCTCGCGATGGGACCGGTCACCCTGTCGCTGGCTTTCCTCGGACCGTTGGTCGGCTCCCTAGCCCGGCCCTTCGGTGGCCGCCTCGCTGACCGTTTCGGCGGAGCATTAATCACGGTCGCGGCCTTCGCCGTCATGGCCGCGGTCGCCCTCACGGTTGTCTGGACTCTTCCGCTGGCCAACTTCTGGCTCTTCCTCGGTCTCTTCCTCGTCCTCTTTGCCGCCGCTGGAACCGGCAACGGCGCCACCTATCGGATGATTCCCATAATTTTCGCGGTGAGAGGAGCCGCAGCAGGACAGACTGATCTGCGGGAATCGGTCAGCACAGCCCGTAAATCCGCTGCTGCGCTCGGCCTCATCTCGGCGATCGGCGCCTATGGAGGCTTCCTCATCCCACAGGTCCTCAACGCCTCAAAGAGTGCCTCCGGCAGTTACGACTTCGCCTTTTACGGCTTCGTCGGTGGGTATGTGTTGATGCTCGTCGTCACCTGGTTCTGCTACCTACGCCGCTCCTCGACGCTCGGCAAGGTCTGA
- a CDS encoding FAD-binding and (Fe-S)-binding domain-containing protein — MLLMATTLTAPTSLVSELQSRGVPDVRVDPTSRATYSSDASLYRVQPTAVVFPRHLDEVLATLEVCRERGIPFTSRGAGTSLAGNSIGAGVVIDFSRHLNRVLGFDAEARTAVVEPGAVHATLQKVALTHGLRFGPDPSTHTRCTVGGMIGNNACGSRALAYGRTADNVTHLDVVTGSGSRLYLGADGTPSSPETDALRSLVGAELGTIRTELGRFGRQVSGYSLEHLLPERGFDLRRALVGSEGTLAVVLEAGVRLVADAPHKTMVVLGFETIGDAGDAVTSVLPFSPTACEGLDSRIVEVVRTRKGPQAVPELPGGAAWLFVEISGDDAVDVADRAGRLSAIEQARHARIITDPREALALWRIREDGGGLAGRSPAGAPAHAGWEDAAVPPERLGDYLREFDDLLLTHHLTGFPFGHFGDGCVHIRLDFPLAHDGTTVFRAFLTDAAKLVARYGGSLSGEHGDGRARSELLPYMYSPAAISLFGKVKGILDPDNILNPGILVNPEPLDANVRVAEAGPLRSRLGFGYLHDDGDFSQAVHRCTGVGLCRASHADNSSVMCPSYLATREEKDSTRGRARVLQEMINGSVTGGTTGGAPNWRAPEVHEALDLCLSCKGCASDCPTGIDMAAYKAEVLHQSHKGRIRPASHYSLGWLPRWAKLASFAPKLVNAVVRLPGVRQLGLRLAGVDQRRSIPAFAPQTFHSWFTARSSAQASTGAGGNGGENRPQVLLWADSFTNNFSPEVGQAAVRVLEAAGYEVMIPDAPVCCGLTWISTGQLDAARRILRSSVTVLGESVDQGIPIVGLEPSCTGVLRSDAVELLGQATAGRVAAATHTLAEFLAKAPGYTPPSLDGTTVVAQPHCHHHAVMGWSPDAALLEGAGATLQKLGGCCGLAGNFGVERGHYDISVAVAEQQLLPAVRGAADDAVVLADGYSCRTQLEDLSERRGIHLAQLLDPARPEG; from the coding sequence ATGTTACTCATGGCGACGACGCTCACAGCACCCACCTCCCTGGTTTCCGAACTCCAGTCCCGGGGCGTCCCCGACGTACGGGTGGATCCGACGTCACGGGCCACCTACTCCTCCGATGCGTCCCTCTACCGGGTGCAGCCCACCGCCGTCGTCTTCCCCCGCCACCTTGATGAGGTGCTGGCCACCCTGGAGGTCTGCCGGGAACGCGGTATCCCCTTCACCTCCCGCGGCGCCGGCACCTCACTCGCTGGGAACTCCATCGGCGCCGGCGTGGTGATCGACTTCAGCCGCCACCTGAACCGCGTGCTGGGCTTCGACGCCGAAGCCCGCACGGCCGTCGTCGAACCGGGTGCCGTGCACGCCACCCTGCAGAAGGTTGCCCTGACGCATGGCCTGCGTTTCGGACCCGACCCGTCCACCCACACCCGCTGCACCGTCGGCGGGATGATCGGCAACAACGCCTGCGGGTCGCGGGCGCTCGCCTACGGGCGCACCGCCGACAACGTGACGCACCTCGACGTCGTCACCGGTTCTGGCTCCCGGCTCTACCTCGGCGCTGACGGCACGCCGTCGTCGCCGGAAACCGACGCACTCCGGTCGCTGGTGGGCGCTGAACTCGGCACCATCCGGACCGAACTCGGCCGCTTCGGCCGGCAGGTCTCCGGCTACTCCCTCGAACACCTGCTTCCGGAACGCGGCTTCGACCTGCGTCGGGCGCTGGTCGGCAGTGAAGGCACCCTCGCCGTCGTGCTCGAAGCCGGGGTGCGGCTCGTCGCCGACGCACCGCACAAGACCATGGTGGTGCTCGGGTTCGAAACCATTGGCGACGCCGGCGACGCCGTCACCAGCGTCCTGCCGTTTAGTCCCACCGCCTGCGAGGGCCTGGACTCGCGCATCGTCGAAGTGGTGCGGACCCGGAAGGGACCGCAGGCGGTGCCGGAACTGCCGGGCGGGGCGGCCTGGCTGTTCGTCGAAATCTCCGGGGACGACGCCGTCGACGTCGCTGATCGCGCGGGACGGCTCAGTGCCATCGAGCAGGCGAGGCATGCCCGGATCATCACCGACCCGCGGGAAGCCCTAGCGCTCTGGCGGATCCGCGAGGACGGCGGCGGGCTTGCTGGCCGGTCACCAGCCGGCGCACCCGCCCACGCCGGGTGGGAGGACGCCGCCGTGCCGCCGGAACGGCTGGGCGACTACCTCCGCGAATTCGACGACCTGCTGCTCACCCACCACCTGACCGGCTTCCCGTTCGGCCACTTCGGCGACGGGTGCGTCCACATCCGTCTCGACTTTCCCCTGGCCCACGACGGCACCACCGTCTTCCGCGCCTTCCTCACCGACGCTGCGAAACTGGTGGCCCGCTACGGCGGCTCCCTCTCCGGTGAACACGGCGACGGCCGCGCCCGCAGCGAGCTCCTGCCCTACATGTACTCGCCGGCAGCCATCTCCCTGTTCGGGAAGGTCAAGGGCATCCTCGACCCGGATAACATCCTCAACCCCGGTATCCTCGTGAACCCGGAGCCGCTGGACGCGAACGTCCGGGTGGCCGAGGCAGGTCCGCTCCGATCCAGGCTGGGCTTCGGGTACCTGCACGACGACGGCGACTTCAGCCAGGCGGTCCACCGCTGCACCGGCGTGGGGTTGTGCCGGGCGTCGCACGCGGACAACAGCTCGGTGATGTGCCCGTCCTACCTGGCCACCCGCGAGGAAAAGGACTCCACCCGCGGCCGGGCACGGGTGCTGCAGGAAATGATCAACGGATCGGTCACCGGCGGCACGACGGGCGGGGCACCGAACTGGCGGGCACCCGAAGTGCACGAAGCCCTCGACCTCTGCCTGTCCTGCAAGGGCTGCGCCTCGGATTGCCCCACCGGCATCGATATGGCTGCCTACAAGGCCGAGGTGCTGCACCAGAGCCACAAGGGAAGGATCCGGCCGGCGTCGCACTATTCCCTGGGCTGGTTACCGCGCTGGGCGAAACTGGCGTCCTTCGCCCCCAAACTCGTGAACGCAGTGGTCCGGTTACCGGGCGTCCGTCAGCTGGGGCTCCGGTTGGCTGGCGTCGACCAGCGGCGCTCCATCCCCGCGTTCGCCCCGCAGACCTTCCACTCCTGGTTCACCGCACGGTCCAGCGCCCAGGCCAGCACCGGTGCAGGTGGCAATGGCGGCGAGAACCGGCCGCAGGTGCTGCTCTGGGCGGATTCGTTCACCAACAATTTCTCGCCTGAAGTAGGCCAGGCGGCGGTGCGGGTGCTGGAAGCCGCCGGCTATGAGGTGATGATCCCCGACGCGCCGGTCTGTTGCGGTCTCACCTGGATTTCCACCGGTCAGCTCGATGCCGCCCGGAGGATCCTGCGCTCCAGCGTCACGGTGCTGGGGGAGTCGGTGGACCAGGGCATCCCGATTGTTGGCCTGGAACCGTCCTGCACGGGGGTGTTGAGGTCCGACGCCGTCGAGCTGCTTGGGCAGGCGACGGCCGGTCGGGTGGCAGCGGCCACCCACACCCTCGCCGAGTTCCTCGCGAAGGCCCCCGGCTACACCCCACCATCGCTTGACGGAACCACGGTTGTTGCGCAGCCGCATTGCCACCACCACGCAGTGATGGGTTGGAGCCCCGACGCCGCTCTCCTCGAAGGGGCCGGAGCCACCCTGCAAAAGCTCGGCGGGTGCTGCGGCCTTGCCGGCAACTTCGGCGTGGAGCGTGGACACTACGACATTTCGGTGGCGGTCGCCGAGCAGCAGCTCCTCCCGGCAGTCCGGGGTGCTGCGGACGACGCCGTCGTGCTGGCCGACGGGTACTCCTGCCGGACCCAACTTGAGGATCTCAGTGAGCGCCGCGGCATCCACCTGGCGCAACTCCTGGACCCGGCCCGACCCGAGGGGTAA
- a CDS encoding pyridoxamine 5'-phosphate oxidase family protein, with protein MSSSTVNDEFWDAPGLLRASESLSTDECWALLAGQTTGRIGFLNEGLVTIFPLNCIVYDRGVYFRTAEDGVIARSGLERGAFQLDHIDTVARSGWTILVNGRVERVTDPELLKTLWGRPTDEPWAPGQRNLFFGITADRISGRRVRPTH; from the coding sequence ATGAGCTCCTCCACCGTGAACGACGAATTCTGGGACGCCCCCGGGCTGCTCCGCGCCTCCGAGTCGCTCAGCACCGACGAATGCTGGGCCCTGTTGGCCGGGCAGACCACCGGGCGGATCGGGTTCCTGAACGAGGGGCTGGTGACAATATTTCCCCTGAACTGCATCGTCTACGACCGGGGCGTGTACTTTCGCACCGCCGAAGACGGTGTAATCGCCCGCAGCGGTTTGGAACGGGGAGCATTCCAGCTCGACCACATCGACACGGTTGCCCGGAGCGGTTGGACCATCCTGGTCAACGGCAGGGTGGAGCGGGTCACCGACCCTGAGCTGCTGAAGACGCTGTGGGGTCGGCCCACTGACGAGCCGTGGGCCCCCGGCCAACGCAACCTCTTCTTCGGCATCACCGCTGACAGGATCAGCGGACGGCGGGTCCGCCCCACCCACTAG
- a CDS encoding PLDc N-terminal domain-containing protein — protein MDITFRGKKPRKWSDLTARQQSAILALAAVQLSLAATAWTDLTNRPEAQINGRKSLWAIAIAFNFVGPVLYFLKGIRR, from the coding sequence ATGGATATCACATTCAGGGGGAAGAAGCCCCGTAAATGGAGCGATCTGACCGCGAGGCAACAGTCTGCGATCCTCGCCCTGGCGGCTGTGCAGCTGTCGCTTGCTGCCACTGCCTGGACCGACCTGACGAATCGACCGGAGGCTCAGATCAATGGGCGTAAGAGTCTGTGGGCGATAGCGATAGCCTTCAATTTCGTTGGCCCGGTGCTGTACTTCCTCAAGGGAATCCGTCGCTAA
- a CDS encoding phosphoketolase, with translation MSETSVLNPAQLSTINAWWRAANYLSVGQIYLMDNPLLKEPLEPEHIKPRLLGHWGTTPGLNFIYAHLNRVIMARDLDMIYIMGPGHGGPAAVAAAWLEGTYSETYPDISFDGDGMRRLFHQFSFPGGVPSHVAPETPGSIHEGGELGYALSHAYGAAFDNPDLTVAAIIGDGEAETGPLAASWHSNKFVDPTRDGAVLPILHLNGYKIANPTVLARISHEELDALLRGYGHTPHYVEGSDPEQMHQDFARVLDVCLNEIQEIQHRARIEGDGHRPLWPMIVLRSPKGWTGPAEVDGVKVEGTWRAHQVPFSKARENPGHRKILEEWLRSYRPEELFDDAGAPVPAIRQLHPVGPRRMSANPHANGGMLLRDLTMPNFRDYAVPLSAPGTGAVESTRVLGTFLRDIMSSNMDSFRVFAPDENNSNRLDAVLETTDRTWNAEVVPGDDHLARDGRVMEILSEHTCQGWLEGYLLSGRHGFFSCYEAFIHVIDSMFNQHAKWLSTTNSIPWRRPVASLNYLLTSHVWRQDHNGFSHQDPGFIDHAVNKKADVIRVYLPPDANTLLSVADHCLRSRQYVNIIVAGKQPQLQYLDMEAAIQHCIKGVGIWEWASSDAGLEPDVVMGCAGDVPTMETIAAVEMLQNYFPDLRIRVVNVVDLMRLQDQSSHPHGLSGPEFDAVFTQDKPVIFAYHGYPWLIHRLTYRHTNHDNFHVRGYKEEGTTTTPFDMCVMNQIDRFNLAIDVIDRVPRLRDVSSHAREELKDKLISHHHYIRTAGEDLPEVRNWQWSART, from the coding sequence ATGAGTGAGACATCCGTCCTTAACCCTGCCCAACTGTCGACCATCAATGCGTGGTGGCGGGCGGCCAATTACCTGTCAGTGGGACAGATCTACCTCATGGACAATCCGCTCCTGAAGGAACCGCTTGAACCGGAACACATCAAACCCCGGCTACTGGGACACTGGGGGACGACCCCCGGGCTGAACTTCATTTACGCCCACCTGAACCGGGTGATCATGGCCCGCGACCTCGACATGATCTACATCATGGGACCCGGCCATGGCGGGCCGGCGGCCGTCGCCGCAGCCTGGCTCGAAGGGACCTACAGCGAAACCTACCCGGATATTTCCTTCGACGGCGACGGGATGCGGCGCCTGTTCCACCAGTTCTCGTTCCCGGGCGGTGTTCCCAGCCATGTGGCACCGGAGACCCCCGGCTCCATTCACGAGGGCGGCGAGCTGGGGTATGCACTGTCCCACGCCTACGGTGCGGCGTTCGACAATCCGGATCTCACCGTCGCGGCGATTATTGGCGACGGCGAAGCCGAGACCGGCCCGCTCGCCGCAAGCTGGCACTCCAACAAGTTCGTTGACCCGACGCGGGACGGGGCTGTCCTGCCGATCCTGCACCTCAACGGCTACAAGATTGCCAACCCCACAGTCCTCGCCCGGATCAGCCATGAGGAACTCGACGCGCTGCTGCGCGGCTACGGCCATACCCCCCACTATGTGGAGGGCTCCGACCCGGAGCAGATGCATCAGGACTTCGCCCGGGTCCTGGATGTCTGCCTGAACGAAATCCAGGAAATCCAGCACCGCGCCCGGATCGAGGGTGACGGTCATCGCCCGCTCTGGCCCATGATTGTGCTGCGCTCGCCGAAGGGCTGGACCGGGCCCGCCGAGGTCGACGGCGTGAAGGTGGAAGGCACGTGGCGCGCGCACCAGGTGCCCTTCAGTAAGGCGCGCGAGAACCCGGGGCACCGGAAGATTCTTGAAGAGTGGTTGCGGAGCTACCGTCCGGAGGAGCTGTTCGACGACGCCGGCGCCCCCGTCCCCGCCATTCGCCAGCTTCACCCGGTTGGCCCACGCCGGATGAGCGCCAACCCCCATGCCAACGGCGGGATGCTGCTCCGGGACCTCACGATGCCCAACTTCCGGGACTACGCCGTGCCTCTTAGTGCTCCCGGAACCGGCGCTGTGGAGTCCACCCGGGTGCTGGGCACATTTCTCCGGGACATCATGTCGTCGAACATGGACTCCTTCCGGGTGTTCGCCCCCGATGAGAACAACTCCAACCGCTTGGATGCAGTGCTGGAGACCACAGACCGGACGTGGAATGCCGAGGTGGTTCCCGGCGACGATCATCTGGCGCGTGACGGCAGAGTCATGGAAATCCTGTCCGAGCACACGTGCCAGGGGTGGCTGGAAGGCTATCTCCTCTCCGGCCGCCACGGGTTTTTCTCCTGTTACGAGGCGTTCATCCACGTGATCGATTCGATGTTCAATCAGCACGCCAAGTGGCTGAGCACCACCAACAGCATCCCGTGGCGGCGCCCGGTCGCCTCGCTGAACTACCTGCTGACCTCGCATGTCTGGCGGCAGGACCACAACGGGTTCTCCCACCAGGATCCGGGCTTCATTGACCATGCGGTCAACAAGAAGGCGGACGTGATCCGGGTGTACCTGCCGCCGGATGCAAACACCCTGCTGTCGGTGGCCGACCACTGCCTGCGCAGCCGTCAGTACGTGAACATCATCGTTGCCGGCAAGCAGCCCCAGTTGCAGTACCTGGACATGGAGGCAGCAATCCAGCACTGCATCAAGGGCGTCGGTATCTGGGAGTGGGCAAGCTCCGACGCTGGACTGGAACCCGACGTCGTCATGGGCTGTGCCGGTGATGTCCCAACAATGGAAACCATCGCCGCCGTCGAGATGCTCCAGAACTATTTCCCGGACCTCCGGATCCGGGTGGTCAACGTGGTGGATCTGATGAGGCTGCAGGACCAAAGCAGCCATCCGCACGGCCTGTCCGGACCTGAATTCGATGCGGTGTTCACCCAGGACAAACCGGTGATCTTCGCGTATCACGGCTACCCGTGGCTGATCCACCGCCTGACCTACCGCCACACCAACCATGACAACTTCCATGTGCGCGGGTACAAGGAGGAGGGCACCACCACCACACCGTTCGACATGTGCGTGATGAACCAGATCGACCGGTTCAACCTGGCCATTGACGTCATCGACCGGGTGCCCCGCCTCCGGGACGTCTCTTCCCATGCGCGCGAGGAACTGAAGGACAAGCTGATCAGCCATCACCACTACATCCGCACCGCCGGCGAGGACCTCCCCGAGGTAAGGAACTGGCAGTGGTCCGCTAGGACCTAA
- a CDS encoding universal stress protein has translation MKHSIVVGYDGSDQARLALEWAVRQAVLEERSLHLVHCWIWPLFTDDLGPVEGVADSGLRHAAEAIVAEALAEAKKLAPDLEVKTSLVSGVSSAILDRMSRTAHLVVVGSRGLGGFMGLLVGSVSLKLAGTAHCPVVVVRSQANPAGPVLIGLDGSPKSDTALDDAIALATVWKAPLKLLHVRDDVRLFGRNNSYPGSDVQAMQILANAAIRARATAPGIELESVLVTGHSVSGTLLEAATTARIMVVGETGQGNFLGAVGSTAQTILHHAPGNIMISRRPRG, from the coding sequence ATGAAGCACAGCATCGTCGTTGGCTACGACGGTTCAGATCAGGCACGCCTGGCACTCGAGTGGGCCGTCCGGCAGGCGGTGCTGGAGGAGCGGAGCCTGCATCTGGTGCACTGCTGGATCTGGCCGCTGTTCACCGATGACCTGGGGCCGGTGGAAGGCGTGGCTGACAGCGGGTTGAGGCACGCGGCCGAGGCGATTGTGGCCGAAGCCCTCGCGGAGGCGAAAAAGCTCGCCCCCGACCTTGAGGTGAAAACGAGCCTTGTCTCAGGGGTCTCCTCGGCGATCCTGGACCGGATGTCGCGCACCGCCCACCTGGTGGTGGTGGGCAGCCGCGGGCTGGGCGGATTCATGGGTCTGCTGGTCGGATCGGTCAGTCTCAAGCTGGCAGGAACCGCTCATTGTCCCGTTGTGGTGGTGCGCTCACAGGCGAACCCCGCCGGACCTGTGCTGATCGGCCTCGACGGTTCGCCGAAGAGTGACACCGCGCTGGACGACGCCATCGCGCTGGCCACCGTATGGAAGGCGCCCCTGAAGCTCCTGCACGTTCGCGACGACGTCCGCCTTTTTGGGCGTAACAACTCCTACCCGGGGTCTGACGTGCAGGCCATGCAGATCCTCGCGAACGCGGCGATCCGCGCCCGGGCGACCGCGCCCGGCATCGAGCTCGAGTCGGTGCTGGTCACCGGGCATTCAGTCTCCGGCACCCTCCTTGAGGCTGCAACAACCGCCAGGATAATGGTGGTGGGCGAGACGGGTCAGGGGAACTTCCTGGGCGCGGTTGGCTCGACCGCGCAAACCATCCTGCACCACGCACCCGGAAATATCATGATCTCCCGGAGACCCCGGGGCTAA
- a CDS encoding universal stress protein: protein MEHHIVVGVDGSPSSVLALQWAARLVPTVAGSITAVAAWQVPFTYYEFPITGWDPQSVARTILSTALDKAFDGEPPPFIASETRQGPAAGVLLDESRNAEMLIVGSRGHGGFVGLLLGSVSSAVAEHATCPVLIAHGPEKHSPPSGSSTE, encoded by the coding sequence ATGGAGCACCACATCGTCGTCGGCGTCGACGGGTCGCCGTCGTCCGTTCTCGCGCTGCAATGGGCGGCCCGGCTGGTTCCCACCGTCGCCGGCTCCATCACTGCAGTGGCCGCCTGGCAGGTACCATTCACCTATTACGAGTTCCCCATCACGGGGTGGGACCCACAAAGCGTCGCCCGGACCATCCTGTCCACCGCGTTGGACAAGGCGTTCGACGGCGAACCGCCACCGTTTATCGCCTCCGAAACCCGCCAGGGACCGGCGGCCGGTGTCCTTCTTGACGAAAGCCGGAACGCCGAGATGCTCATCGTGGGCAGCAGGGGGCACGGCGGGTTCGTCGGACTTTTACTGGGGTCGGTGAGCTCGGCGGTCGCCGAGCACGCCACCTGCCCCGTATTGATCGCCCATGGACCAGAAAAGCACTCTCCCCCTAGCGGAAGCAGCACCGAATGA